Proteins encoded in a region of the Fervidobacterium thailandense genome:
- the cas6 gene encoding CRISPR-associated endoribonuclease Cas6 has protein sequence MQALFTLEFDNLRIPRHYNHIIQAVIFKMLEENYAKFLHDNGFRYGKRSYKLFTFSKLYGDFIEDRKTNELIYTKSARLYVACADDLFFEYFIQRAFSNNELKIHRQPVYITHASLILNDFSSNTKTIVKSVSPVTVYSTKVLNNEKKVYYYSPSEPEFFERLTQNLRRKYISFYGTEPQGEIRIEPVGTYKKAVVNYKGAYITAWNGLFKLSGSGTLIKFALDTGLGSKNSQGFGCVLVHKDCKNQIKANDE, from the coding sequence GTGCAGGCACTGTTCACTCTTGAATTTGATAACCTACGAATTCCAAGACATTACAACCACATAATCCAAGCCGTTATATTCAAAATGCTCGAGGAAAACTACGCAAAATTTTTGCACGACAACGGATTTCGGTACGGTAAACGTTCTTACAAGTTGTTCACGTTTTCAAAACTCTACGGTGACTTCATCGAGGATAGAAAAACGAACGAATTGATTTACACAAAAAGTGCAAGGTTGTACGTGGCTTGTGCAGACGACCTATTCTTTGAATACTTCATTCAAAGAGCTTTTAGTAACAACGAACTCAAAATACACAGACAACCAGTGTACATCACACATGCAAGTTTGATACTTAATGACTTCTCTTCGAACACAAAGACAATTGTAAAATCCGTTTCACCAGTGACTGTGTACTCCACTAAAGTCTTGAACAACGAGAAAAAAGTCTATTACTATTCGCCATCTGAGCCGGAGTTCTTTGAAAGATTAACTCAAAACCTGAGACGGAAGTATATATCGTTCTACGGAACCGAACCGCAGGGGGAAATCCGCATTGAACCCGTAGGAACATACAAAAAGGCAGTGGTAAATTACAAAGGAGCGTACATAACCGCGTGGAACGGCCTTTTCAAACTTTCTGGTTCTGGAACCTTGATTAAATTCGCACTTGATACAGGACTTGGTTCGAAAAACTCTCAAGGTTTCGGTTGCGTGTTAGTGCATAAGGACTGCAAGAACCAAATAAAGGCAAATGACGAATAG
- a CDS encoding CRISPR-associated DxTHG motif protein → MGHKLVAALGVGSNYQLSTLVSPRYPEISGISNRLFPASLIEFLRKTENVEIDEVLFLGTERSFSSCGNLIEEEIVGKLGIAQNKIKYILIYDEDFKNSNIEKAIGRMLSDLKNHFTAGDVVYFDMTHSFRFIPFFSTVLIMYLQAVLQNVDIRLYYGLFEPGNPNSHTILVDLSKLTNIAKWIYASNLFIEYGYTIPISRLLSSRAREIYKNTEIRQKPVKISGLSSSFEKFSNSIRAGIWVLIEESARELDNKLKEEKLRNEIQEFIPELEPLLPRIEQKVRSISPNELNILEMQRQMIKFYLESNDLGMAFRLAREFTVNCAMVALHKGEYLFDRSKREEVERLIALKNNDPNWKIFSAIFQLRNSYAHFGFNSDAKSVNLESDHKRLAEFLDKFKSAAELVEFIRQELLNVSYFTAED, encoded by the coding sequence GTGGGGCATAAGTTAGTTGCCGCATTAGGTGTCGGTAGTAACTACCAGCTCTCAACACTGGTAAGCCCTCGCTATCCTGAAATTTCAGGTATTTCAAACCGTCTCTTTCCCGCCTCGTTGATAGAATTCCTCCGAAAAACCGAAAATGTCGAGATTGATGAAGTGCTGTTTCTTGGAACAGAAAGGTCGTTCAGCTCGTGTGGGAATTTAATAGAGGAAGAGATTGTCGGAAAGCTCGGAATCGCTCAAAACAAGATTAAGTATATTCTCATTTACGACGAGGATTTTAAAAATTCAAACATTGAGAAAGCGATAGGTAGGATGTTGAGCGATTTGAAAAATCACTTCACAGCTGGGGATGTTGTGTATTTTGATATGACACACAGTTTTCGGTTTATTCCATTCTTCTCGACAGTACTTATTATGTATTTGCAAGCGGTGCTTCAAAATGTCGATATTCGATTGTATTATGGATTATTTGAACCAGGAAATCCAAATTCACACACGATACTAGTAGACCTTTCAAAACTCACTAATATTGCGAAATGGATATATGCTTCGAATTTGTTTATAGAATATGGCTACACGATACCAATTTCAAGGCTCCTAAGTAGCCGTGCAAGGGAAATTTACAAGAACACGGAGATAAGGCAAAAACCAGTGAAAATTTCCGGCCTGTCGAGTTCGTTTGAAAAGTTCTCAAACTCTATTCGTGCTGGGATTTGGGTGCTTATCGAAGAAAGTGCTCGTGAACTCGATAATAAGCTGAAAGAAGAGAAGCTGAGAAATGAAATTCAAGAGTTCATCCCTGAATTAGAGCCCCTGCTTCCAAGAATCGAACAAAAAGTAAGGAGCATATCGCCTAATGAACTAAACATACTTGAAATGCAACGGCAAATGATCAAATTCTATTTAGAATCTAACGACCTTGGGATGGCTTTCAGACTTGCTCGTGAGTTTACGGTGAACTGTGCAATGGTTGCGCTTCATAAAGGTGAATATTTGTTTGACAGAAGCAAAAGAGAAGAAGTGGAGAGACTGATAGCCTTGAAAAACAACGACCCGAATTGGAAAATATTTTCAGCAATTTTTCAGCTAAGAAACAGTTACGCACACTTCGGATTCAACAGCGATGCGAAAAGTGTGAACTTAGAAAGCGATCACAAGCGTCTTGCAGAATTTCTTGATAAATTTAAGTCTGCTGCGGAACTTGTTGAGTTTATCCGTCAGGAGCTGCTGAACGTTAGTTATTTTACGGCAGAAGATTAA